In Leptospira ellinghausenii, the following proteins share a genomic window:
- the serB gene encoding phosphoserine phosphatase SerB encodes MNSILLISHNPIPNNHIFDSFQDGKVDPFTSSGTIDPKTISHSERYGLHSVRILIEESWNRNQIVTIRERFAKYKIDLLYLPFLLPTKQTSLFIFDMDSTVIREEVIDELARKHGVFEEVASVTKRAMEGGMGFDEALRLRVKHLAGLSIQSFKEVYDLLHLNDGMETVFQFLSSNGCKLGILSGGFSPVLELFSKKYPVDFFRANGLEEKDGFFTGQIVGEIINREKKEVYLRKYANEFSVPLERVVAVGDGANDALMLNAAGIGIGIHAKQGLKDQIINWIEFTDLSALVFLFESSF; translated from the coding sequence ATGAATTCAATCCTTCTTATTTCGCATAATCCCATTCCTAACAATCATATTTTCGATTCCTTCCAAGATGGTAAGGTTGATCCTTTTACATCCTCTGGTACAATCGATCCTAAAACTATTTCTCATTCGGAACGATACGGCCTTCACTCTGTTCGTATCCTTATAGAGGAATCCTGGAACCGAAACCAAATTGTTACAATTCGAGAAAGGTTTGCAAAATACAAAATAGATTTATTATACTTACCTTTCTTATTACCGACAAAACAAACATCTCTCTTTATATTTGATATGGATTCCACAGTCATAAGAGAAGAGGTGATCGATGAACTTGCTCGTAAACATGGAGTATTCGAAGAAGTAGCAAGTGTTACAAAAAGAGCGATGGAAGGGGGCATGGGATTTGATGAAGCCCTCCGTCTCAGAGTGAAACATTTGGCTGGTCTTTCGATTCAAAGTTTTAAAGAAGTGTATGATCTTTTGCATTTAAATGATGGAATGGAAACTGTATTCCAATTTCTTTCGTCAAACGGATGTAAGCTTGGAATTTTAAGTGGTGGTTTTAGTCCAGTTTTAGAATTATTCTCAAAAAAATACCCTGTTGATTTTTTTCGAGCCAATGGACTTGAAGAAAAGGATGGTTTTTTTACAGGCCAAATCGTTGGTGAGATCATCAATCGAGAGAAAAAAGAAGTGTACTTAAGAAAGTATGCGAATGAATTTTCAGTTCCCCTCGAACGTGTGGTTGCTGTAGGAGACGGAGCCAACGATGCTTTGATGTTAAATGCAGCAGGGATTGGGATAGGAATTCATGCCAAACAAGGATTGAAAGACCAAATCATCAATTGGATCGAATTTACAGATTTATCTGCTTTAGTTTTCCTCTTTGAGAGTTCTTTTTAA
- a CDS encoding GDSL-type esterase/lipase family protein gives MNRKNRIKFFLRWGVSITLVLSVTNCKTTSKRDYFDSNFQCFAEPGWRDDVNFKKYIEKAWLPTRLLYAEDNTKIKHSEIVFTGDSLVHLFLPELMVKEFPGKSVTNRGIGGDMTETLLTRIDEDVLRLEPKTVVIEIGGNDFIQGKCLSLVQNNLLMIIKKIHSHNHQTRIFLIAVPPTRVKELNQIVPVYNLFLNQVARTTQNVEYIEVWDIMRKPDAPTLSEEFIRPNGDSLHFNEKGYELWGKKLRPYLQK, from the coding sequence ATGAACCGCAAGAACAGGATTAAATTCTTCCTTCGATGGGGTGTTTCGATCACCCTAGTTTTGAGTGTTACAAATTGTAAAACCACCTCAAAACGAGATTACTTTGACTCTAACTTCCAGTGTTTTGCAGAGCCGGGTTGGCGCGATGATGTTAATTTTAAAAAATACATCGAAAAGGCCTGGCTCCCAACACGTTTGTTATACGCAGAAGACAATACTAAAATCAAACATTCGGAAATTGTTTTTACTGGTGATAGTTTGGTACATTTGTTTTTACCAGAACTAATGGTGAAAGAGTTTCCAGGCAAATCCGTCACCAATCGTGGGATAGGTGGTGATATGACAGAAACCTTACTCACTCGTATCGATGAGGACGTGTTACGATTAGAGCCGAAAACTGTTGTGATTGAAATTGGTGGAAACGATTTTATCCAAGGCAAATGTTTGAGTCTTGTGCAAAATAATCTACTTATGATCATCAAAAAAATCCATTCTCATAACCACCAAACTAGGATTTTTCTCATTGCAGTTCCGCCAACTCGTGTGAAGGAATTGAATCAAATTGTTCCTGTTTATAATTTATTTTTAAACCAAGTGGCTCGTACTACACAAAATGTAGAATACATAGAAGTTTGGGACATTATGCGAAAACCAGATGCACCAACTCTAAGTGAAGAATTCATTCGTCCGAATGGTGATAGTTTACATTTTAATGAAAAAGGATATGAACTTTGGGGTAAAAAACTGAGACCCTATTTACAAAAATAA
- a CDS encoding MFS transporter — MQKPSLPFGKQISYAVGQLGWSTLINIIGLHQVYFYLPPAPKPGQECFPDLIEKMAFWGLSTIGVVAAIGRLWDAFTDPLIANSSDRFSSRFGRRIPFLFLGGIPSAVFCWLIFVPPHNFVSSTNLVWMTSFMLLFYLFLTVYVTPFFALIPELGHTPEERLNLSTYISVTYALGIIVASTEPMIANVLQSSFVFDPDASVQTLVARQYALGILCIFAAICMYFPVFTIHEKTYCESEASSVPFKEALVLTFKNKNFLYFALSDLCYFLALTILTTGISYYVTVLLELEREFVTQLLTVMLLVSFAFYPVVNFVARKIGKKRTVLIGFYTFLALFLSIYFIGKNSLPLSPYIQGYMIVAVAAIPIAILGILPNAILADIAELDSLKTGSKREGLFYAGRTFMQKLGQTLAVLIFSSVILLGLDRDSKKQVSPSVTGIIAPSVSESKSELKKNSESEAKISMESTICKVEEVEAGGELGVRLTGPLASAFCLLAIFLFGKYKEDETLEEIAKIRGN, encoded by the coding sequence ATGCAAAAACCGTCTTTACCATTTGGAAAACAAATTAGTTATGCGGTAGGCCAACTTGGTTGGTCTACACTCATCAACATCATTGGCCTACACCAAGTTTATTTTTACCTACCTCCAGCTCCGAAACCCGGACAGGAGTGTTTCCCGGATCTAATTGAAAAAATGGCGTTTTGGGGCCTTTCCACCATCGGTGTGGTAGCTGCCATTGGCCGTTTGTGGGATGCATTCACTGACCCACTCATTGCGAACTCTTCCGATCGTTTTTCTTCACGATTTGGAAGGAGAATTCCCTTTTTGTTTCTGGGTGGAATCCCTTCTGCCGTCTTTTGTTGGTTAATCTTTGTTCCACCACATAACTTCGTCTCTTCGACGAACTTGGTTTGGATGACGAGTTTTATGTTGCTCTTCTATCTATTTTTAACAGTGTATGTCACACCATTTTTTGCACTCATCCCTGAGCTTGGACATACTCCCGAAGAACGACTCAATTTATCCACTTACATCTCAGTTACTTATGCATTAGGGATCATTGTTGCCTCCACAGAGCCTATGATTGCTAATGTTTTACAATCGAGTTTTGTTTTTGATCCAGATGCTTCTGTGCAAACTCTTGTCGCAAGGCAATATGCTTTGGGTATCCTATGTATCTTTGCTGCGATTTGTATGTATTTCCCCGTATTTACCATCCACGAAAAAACATACTGTGAATCTGAGGCATCAAGTGTTCCATTTAAGGAAGCACTTGTCCTCACATTCAAAAACAAAAACTTTTTGTATTTTGCACTTTCTGATTTGTGTTATTTCCTCGCACTCACCATTCTCACAACCGGTATTTCTTACTACGTAACAGTACTATTGGAATTGGAAAGGGAGTTTGTCACACAACTTCTCACTGTAATGTTACTCGTATCATTTGCCTTTTACCCTGTTGTCAATTTTGTCGCACGGAAAATTGGGAAAAAGAGAACTGTTCTCATTGGATTTTACACTTTCCTAGCTTTATTTTTATCCATCTATTTTATTGGGAAAAACAGTTTGCCATTGTCCCCGTATATCCAAGGTTATATGATCGTAGCAGTTGCTGCCATACCAATTGCAATCCTTGGTATATTACCAAATGCAATATTAGCAGATATTGCTGAACTTGATTCTTTAAAAACAGGTTCCAAACGAGAAGGCCTCTTTTATGCAGGAAGGACTTTTATGCAAAAACTAGGACAAACACTTGCCGTATTAATCTTTAGTTCTGTGATTTTGCTTGGGCTTGACCGTGATTCTAAAAAACAAGTTTCTCCTAGCGTAACAGGAATCATTGCTCCATCTGTGTCCGAATCTAAGTCAGAACTGAAAAAAAATAGTGAGTCTGAGGCAAAAATAAGTATGGAATCTACCATTTGTAAAGTCGAAGAAGTAGAAGCTGGTGGGGAACTGGGAGTTCGATTGACAGGACCTCTCGCTTCTGCATTCTGTTTACTTGCAATTTTTCTCTTTGGAAAATACAAAGAGGATGAAACTTTAGAAGAGATTGCAAAGATACGTGGAAATTAA
- the bioB gene encoding biotin synthase BioB: MIATIQEKTTSSSPSIISEEEALQILKGEVPFLPIVAKASEERFRHFSNKVRIHILDNIKNGYCPEDCGYCAQRKGGESGIQEYSLKLPEEIWEDAKKAKENGAYRFCMVTSGRGPTDKAVDKLAETISKINGELGMKVCLSAGILDAKKAKTLKDAGLDRYNHNLNTSESKYNEICSTHTFQDRLTTLKAAKEAEIGLCSGIIVGMGEALEDIVQVAFELKRLGVISIPVNFFIPIKGHAIQKSPLTPEFCIRVLSVFRLVNPDSEIRVGAGREGHLGSLQSIALYVANSLFAEGYLNVKGSEMEQTMNLIRDCNMVPEFTEGIPEGWEDYESKFLYDEKNFPELYKHKK; the protein is encoded by the coding sequence ATGATCGCAACTATCCAAGAAAAAACGACCTCTTCCTCTCCCTCCATCATATCCGAGGAAGAAGCCCTCCAAATTTTAAAAGGAGAGGTTCCCTTTTTGCCTATCGTCGCAAAAGCTTCGGAAGAACGATTCCGTCATTTCAGCAATAAAGTTCGCATTCATATTTTAGATAACATCAAAAACGGATATTGCCCAGAAGATTGTGGTTACTGCGCGCAAAGAAAGGGTGGAGAATCAGGGATCCAAGAGTATTCCTTAAAATTACCTGAAGAAATTTGGGAAGATGCCAAAAAGGCAAAAGAAAACGGTGCGTATCGTTTTTGTATGGTCACATCAGGCAGAGGACCAACCGACAAAGCTGTCGACAAACTAGCGGAAACCATTTCCAAAATCAATGGTGAATTGGGAATGAAGGTTTGTCTTTCTGCGGGAATCCTTGATGCCAAAAAAGCAAAAACGTTAAAAGACGCTGGTCTTGATCGTTACAATCATAATCTCAATACATCTGAATCCAAATACAATGAAATTTGTTCCACTCATACCTTCCAAGACCGACTAACTACACTTAAGGCAGCTAAAGAAGCAGAGATTGGACTTTGTTCAGGGATCATTGTGGGTATGGGTGAAGCATTGGAAGACATCGTACAAGTTGCGTTTGAACTCAAACGACTTGGTGTGATCTCCATTCCTGTGAACTTTTTTATCCCCATCAAAGGTCATGCCATCCAAAAGTCACCACTCACTCCTGAGTTTTGTATCAGAGTGTTGTCTGTGTTCCGTTTGGTGAATCCAGACTCTGAAATCCGAGTTGGTGCAGGTCGCGAAGGGCATTTGGGTTCCTTACAGTCAATTGCATTGTATGTTGCCAATTCCCTTTTTGCTGAAGGTTATTTGAATGTAAAAGGAAGTGAGATGGAACAAACAATGAATCTCATTCGTGATTGTAATATGGTCCCAGAATTTACAGAAGGAATCCCAGAAGGTTGGGAAGACTACGAGTCAAAGTTTTTATACGACGAGAAAAACTTTCCAGAACTCTATAAACACAAAAAGTAG
- the bioA gene encoding adenosylmethionine--8-amino-7-oxononanoate transaminase, which translates to MKFNPVTTNTWVPLTIQDESEPLLNIVSAENEFVTDEDGNVWIDAISSWWTMIYGHRHPRLISALQNQLQTLDHVMLAGNIHESAENLAKSLLELTNFDFKKVFYSDNGSNAIEIALKLSIQYYQNHPDFKARSEFIVFSNSYHGDSIGAMNVSGKNYFNRIFSELRFPTKEFPAPNCMNCPWGKQPTNCDTECLADLELSIKQNEYAGIVIEPLVFGANGMLFYDKKVLTKLRDLATSTDTLLIFDEVFTGMGKLGEPFAYQKAEVVPDLLILAKGLTGGMLPLATTLVSDFIYKQFLSKDPYKSFFHAHTMTGNALACSVGYTSVSMLQEFGLTKVRELEKKLNLYAISFQKKMGTSVENVRVMGGIFAFEWKEPVAHDEYLNPIGKQIKNSLRNFHILLRPLGRTIYITPPYTISDPSLEKIFLALETTLLGFLEPEKD; encoded by the coding sequence ATGAAATTTAATCCAGTTACTACCAATACTTGGGTTCCACTTACAATCCAAGATGAATCAGAACCCCTATTAAACATTGTTTCCGCTGAGAACGAATTTGTAACGGATGAAGATGGAAATGTTTGGATTGATGCCATCTCCAGTTGGTGGACGATGATTTATGGTCATAGACATCCTCGGCTCATCTCTGCTTTACAAAACCAATTACAAACATTGGATCATGTGATGCTTGCTGGCAACATACATGAAAGTGCTGAAAATTTAGCGAAATCATTATTAGAACTTACAAATTTTGATTTTAAAAAAGTGTTTTATTCGGATAACGGATCAAATGCGATTGAAATTGCTTTAAAATTATCAATCCAATATTACCAAAATCATCCTGATTTTAAAGCTCGATCTGAGTTTATCGTTTTTTCCAATTCTTATCATGGAGATAGCATTGGGGCAATGAATGTATCTGGAAAAAATTACTTCAATCGTATTTTTTCAGAGTTAAGATTCCCAACAAAGGAGTTCCCAGCGCCCAACTGTATGAACTGTCCATGGGGGAAACAACCTACGAATTGTGATACAGAATGTTTGGCAGATTTAGAACTTTCGATCAAACAAAATGAATATGCAGGAATCGTGATTGAACCTTTGGTATTTGGTGCCAATGGAATGTTGTTTTATGACAAAAAGGTTTTAACCAAACTGAGAGACTTAGCAACGAGTACAGACACTTTGCTGATCTTTGACGAAGTGTTTACAGGCATGGGAAAATTGGGAGAACCGTTTGCTTACCAGAAGGCGGAAGTGGTTCCAGATTTACTGATTTTAGCCAAAGGACTTACAGGTGGAATGTTGCCTCTTGCAACAACCCTTGTCTCTGATTTTATTTATAAACAATTTCTTTCAAAAGATCCATACAAGTCATTTTTTCATGCACATACCATGACAGGGAATGCACTTGCATGTAGCGTTGGTTATACGTCCGTTTCTATGTTACAAGAATTTGGTCTAACAAAAGTAAGGGAATTGGAAAAAAAACTAAATCTATATGCAATTTCCTTCCAAAAAAAAATGGGTACGTCAGTTGAAAATGTCCGAGTGATGGGTGGAATTTTTGCATTTGAATGGAAGGAACCTGTTGCCCATGACGAGTACTTAAATCCCATCGGAAAACAAATCAAAAACTCCCTTCGGAATTTTCATATTTTACTCAGACCTTTGGGACGAACCATTTACATCACTCCTCCCTATACCATTTCAGACCCTTCTCTTGAAAAAATATTTTTGGCACTGGAAACGACACTTCTTGGATTTTTAGAACCAGAAAAAGACTAA
- the bioD gene encoding dethiobiotin synthase: MGQAFYVTGTGTDVGKTFFSSLFMAKYAKKYGFRYWKPIQTGTISADDTSFVQNTTHLPDMHFLKPGFEFKTPASPHYAARLEGQSIDPKTLLSLISKERNNNTLIEGAGGVFVPITENYLTIRAIQESNLGVVVVGSTELGTINHTLLTLEVLTSRFIPVYGFYLVGPKNELQEDNATMIQKLGGVSLLGITNFPDQKLSSDEFNTFASTHFDLDRNVIDVVLNAEDEI, encoded by the coding sequence ATGGGACAAGCTTTTTATGTAACGGGGACCGGAACGGACGTAGGCAAAACATTTTTTTCCTCTCTCTTTATGGCAAAATATGCTAAAAAGTATGGTTTTCGGTATTGGAAACCCATCCAAACAGGGACCATCAGTGCAGACGATACAAGTTTTGTCCAAAACACAACCCATTTGCCTGATATGCATTTTCTAAAGCCCGGTTTTGAGTTTAAAACACCAGCAAGCCCTCATTACGCGGCACGGTTGGAAGGCCAATCCATCGACCCAAAAACGCTTTTGTCTTTGATTTCCAAAGAAAGAAATAACAATACACTGATTGAAGGTGCAGGGGGAGTGTTCGTCCCCATAACTGAAAATTATCTAACCATACGTGCCATTCAGGAATCCAATTTAGGAGTGGTTGTGGTTGGTTCCACAGAACTTGGAACCATCAACCATACACTCTTAACATTGGAAGTATTAACATCTAGGTTTATTCCTGTGTATGGATTTTATTTAGTGGGTCCAAAGAATGAACTACAAGAAGATAATGCGACCATGATACAAAAATTAGGTGGAGTTTCTCTTTTAGGTATCACAAACTTTCCTGATCAAAAATTATCTTCTGATGAATTTAACACCTTTGCCTCTACCCATTTTGATTTAGACCGAAATGTGATTGATGTTGTATTAAATGCTGAAGATGAAATTTAA
- a CDS encoding cyclic nucleotide-binding domain-containing protein, translating to MQLPLWKSILKRDDNPITEISHFLRETAIFEGMSRRTLREVARLIHKRKYYAGETIFFQGQAGTGVYLILQGKVEIFSEREGVTLKLAELEKGAFFGELALFQDFPRSATAVALVDSILLGFFQPELKTLLETKPRVGNDLLLSFASIIADRLRKTNDTLESAYFKSKKNKPK from the coding sequence ATGCAACTTCCCCTTTGGAAATCCATTCTCAAACGCGATGATAACCCCATCACAGAGATTTCACATTTTTTACGTGAAACTGCAATCTTTGAAGGTATGTCACGGAGGACACTTCGTGAAGTAGCAAGGCTCATCCATAAACGAAAGTATTATGCAGGTGAAACCATCTTTTTTCAGGGACAAGCTGGAACGGGAGTTTATCTGATTTTACAGGGAAAAGTTGAAATTTTTTCTGAACGAGAAGGAGTGACTTTAAAGCTCGCCGAACTCGAAAAAGGTGCTTTTTTTGGTGAACTTGCTCTTTTCCAAGATTTTCCACGGTCAGCTACTGCTGTTGCACTTGTTGATTCCATTTTACTTGGCTTTTTCCAACCAGAGTTAAAAACGTTATTAGAAACAAAACCGAGAGTTGGAAACGATTTACTGCTTAGTTTTGCATCGATCATTGCTGATAGACTTCGCAAAACGAATGATACATTAGAATCAGCTTACTTTAAAAGTAAAAAGAATAAACCTAAATGA
- a CDS encoding AI-2E family transporter: MIFKENSISSLVLRSAFFGLIALTVLIGIVGVKFLAIPLLISGIHFYIFHGVVDYFESRGIHRAFTIIIIFSILIAGAYWFLAFYLPNLFEKAQPIVSEWSTKMDDPNFQLLDFTKLPVVSKNPELWKKIINPEEIAKLTTNNLEEFLRGIVVMIPTFISWMIIIPIISFFLLLDANLIYKTMISFIPNRFFEMFLMVFYRMNQQITSYLKSLVIQCGIMAVVASLGFYIVGVKFFVLFGIFLGVANSIPYLGPLVGAIPPILFAILFPEMSPSIGSIAFVVIVAQLVDNAIVQPVVIANAVSLHPLAILIGIAVGGNFFGIFGMLLAIPVLSILKVTIGILYHALKEHQII; this comes from the coding sequence ATGATCTTTAAAGAAAATAGTATATCATCACTAGTTTTACGATCTGCCTTTTTTGGGCTAATTGCATTAACTGTTTTAATTGGTATTGTGGGTGTAAAATTTTTAGCAATTCCACTTCTCATTTCAGGAATTCATTTTTATATTTTCCATGGAGTTGTAGATTACTTTGAATCGAGAGGGATCCATAGGGCATTCACGATCATCATAATCTTTTCTATTTTGATTGCTGGAGCATATTGGTTTTTAGCATTTTATTTGCCTAACTTGTTTGAAAAAGCACAACCAATAGTTTCGGAATGGTCCACAAAAATGGATGATCCAAACTTCCAATTGCTCGATTTTACAAAACTTCCTGTTGTTTCTAAAAATCCGGAATTATGGAAAAAAATAATCAATCCAGAAGAGATTGCGAAACTTACTACCAATAACTTAGAAGAATTTTTACGAGGAATTGTTGTAATGATCCCAACATTTATCAGTTGGATGATCATCATTCCTATCATTAGTTTCTTTTTGTTACTTGATGCAAACCTAATCTACAAAACAATGATTAGTTTTATCCCCAATCGTTTTTTTGAAATGTTTCTTATGGTTTTTTATCGTATGAACCAACAGATCACAAGTTATTTAAAGAGTTTAGTGATCCAATGTGGAATCATGGCAGTCGTTGCTTCTCTTGGATTTTATATTGTGGGTGTGAAATTCTTTGTTCTGTTTGGAATATTTTTAGGAGTTGCCAATTCGATACCTTACTTAGGTCCGTTAGTTGGTGCCATCCCTCCCATCTTATTTGCCATTTTGTTTCCAGAAATGTCACCTTCCATAGGTTCCATTGCATTCGTTGTCATTGTAGCTCAATTGGTCGACAATGCGATAGTCCAACCTGTTGTGATTGCAAATGCTGTATCGTTACACCCACTTGCGATCCTCATTGGAATTGCAGTTGGTGGAAACTTTTTTGGTATTTTTGGAATGTTATTAGCCATTCCCGTTTTATCGATTTTAAAAGTGACCATTGGCATTTTGTACCATGCGCTAAAGGAACACCAAATCATTTAA
- a CDS encoding DMT family transporter, with amino-acid sequence MSRIFTPELFLVIAAILWGGTFVVIKLALDSVPPFLFLAVRFSVAGFITLLLYRKTLFSKANRRLDYILPAFFVACSALLGYAFQTIGLVYTSATQSGFMTGAYVIFVPLLQIAIERKLPSLRTWIAVVIVVIGLFCISQNGKTFDEFRGDLGFGLGDGLTLIGAFFFAVYIILIDIFTKKIPSQILVSFEILLIAIVSSFLFPVESIFLKQTINVQFDLKFWIGIIYTSVFATIFTTQIQTRYQKAVSPARAGLLYSLEPVFSFFLAYLVLGERLGTIGAIGSFLTLFGILFSEMGKWNKREE; translated from the coding sequence ATGTCTAGGATCTTCACTCCAGAACTGTTTTTGGTGATTGCCGCCATTCTTTGGGGTGGAACGTTTGTGGTCATCAAACTTGCGCTTGATTCGGTTCCTCCTTTTTTATTTTTAGCAGTTCGATTTTCCGTTGCTGGTTTCATCACATTATTACTCTATCGGAAAACCTTATTTTCCAAAGCAAATCGACGATTGGATTACATTCTCCCTGCTTTTTTTGTCGCCTGTTCAGCCTTACTTGGGTATGCATTTCAAACCATTGGGCTTGTTTACACTTCAGCAACCCAATCAGGATTTATGACAGGTGCATACGTGATTTTTGTGCCATTACTACAAATTGCCATCGAACGAAAATTACCATCTCTACGAACATGGATAGCGGTTGTGATTGTAGTGATCGGATTGTTTTGTATTTCACAAAATGGTAAAACCTTTGATGAGTTCCGAGGTGACTTGGGATTTGGGCTTGGTGATGGTCTCACTTTAATAGGAGCGTTTTTTTTTGCTGTCTATATCATTCTCATCGATATTTTCACGAAAAAAATTCCATCTCAGATTTTAGTATCGTTTGAAATTTTACTGATAGCGATTGTCTCTAGTTTTCTTTTTCCTGTTGAATCCATATTTTTAAAACAAACCATCAATGTTCAATTTGATTTAAAATTCTGGATAGGTATCATATATACATCTGTGTTTGCAACAATCTTCACAACACAAATCCAAACAAGGTACCAAAAGGCAGTTTCTCCTGCGAGGGCAGGGTTACTCTATAGTTTGGAACCAGTGTTTTCGTTTTTCTTGGCTTATCTTGTGTTAGGTGAAAGACTCGGTACGATCGGCGCCATTGGTTCCTTTCTCACATTATTTGGGATTTTGTTCTCAGAAATGGGTAAGTGGAACAAACGAGAAGAGTGA
- the ung gene encoding uracil-DNA glycosylase, producing the protein MEASIYACYSFIRRENLKDVQIESSWKEVLQAEFAKPYFTKLREWVRDEYKTKIVYPPAKYIFNAFDLCPFDQVKVVIIGQDPYHGPGQAHGLCFSVLDGVPFPPSLQNIFKEIQDDTKKPIPKSGNLTYLAKQGVFLLNATLTVEKDKAGSHQNKGWEEFTDAVIHILANQKSNLVFLLWGSFAQKKEILIPPNKHLVLKSAHPSPLSAYRGFLGNRHFSKTNEYLKSIGKETIDW; encoded by the coding sequence ATGGAGGCATCGATTTACGCGTGTTATTCTTTCATTCGGAGGGAAAACCTGAAAGACGTTCAAATAGAATCTAGTTGGAAAGAGGTTTTACAAGCAGAATTTGCAAAACCTTATTTTACAAAATTACGGGAATGGGTAAGAGACGAATACAAAACCAAAATTGTCTACCCTCCTGCCAAGTATATATTCAATGCATTTGATTTATGCCCTTTTGATCAGGTAAAAGTGGTAATCATTGGCCAAGACCCTTACCATGGACCAGGACAAGCTCATGGACTTTGTTTTTCTGTATTGGATGGTGTTCCGTTTCCTCCTTCTCTCCAAAACATTTTCAAAGAAATCCAAGATGATACGAAAAAACCAATCCCAAAGTCTGGCAATTTAACTTACCTTGCCAAACAAGGAGTGTTTTTACTGAATGCAACACTCACGGTTGAAAAAGACAAAGCAGGTTCCCACCAAAACAAAGGTTGGGAAGAATTTACAGATGCAGTGATCCATATCTTAGCAAATCAAAAATCAAATTTAGTTTTTTTACTATGGGGATCCTTTGCACAAAAAAAGGAAATTTTAATCCCACCAAACAAACACTTGGTGCTAAAATCAGCACACCCTTCTCCACTTTCTGCTTACCGTGGTTTTTTGGGGAACCGTCATTTTTCGAAAACGAATGAATACTTAAAATCAATAGGAAAAGAAACCATTGACTGGTAA
- a CDS encoding DMT family transporter — MTGNEKKGYFFVFLTGVFFAFEVIGFKEVFRRYSLSPEMAALFGVGFAFLVVSPYFLTSTHRRKKVMLTFKRDGKILLIGTLSNAMGIILYYYALKQTDLGPAAILIKTTVLYNVLLGVVFLGENLKYRETFGIIISMFGIYFISTLEGQIHWLAAICILVSAFLFAIQSYLIKKFIPEIFGLEYAYLRLLLLCVFFFFYSLSIGSFLVPKFSVVFILGVCSLLGYFLGRAFYFEAHNYLPISKLNATLLIEPIFLMFVGIFFMNEPIDIQKLGGGTLILLGLYLIVFHKRKSKQNETTESNIE; from the coding sequence TTGACTGGTAATGAAAAAAAGGGCTATTTTTTTGTATTTTTAACCGGAGTTTTCTTCGCATTTGAAGTCATCGGTTTTAAAGAAGTATTTCGAAGATATAGTTTATCTCCTGAAATGGCTGCCTTATTCGGTGTTGGATTTGCCTTTTTGGTGGTGAGTCCTTATTTTCTGACTTCAACACATCGCCGAAAAAAAGTAATGTTAACGTTTAAACGAGATGGGAAAATTTTACTCATTGGGACTTTATCCAATGCCATGGGAATTATCTTATACTATTATGCTTTAAAACAAACTGACTTAGGACCCGCGGCAATTCTCATCAAAACAACCGTATTGTACAATGTTTTACTAGGAGTTGTTTTCCTTGGTGAGAACTTAAAATATAGAGAAACCTTTGGGATCATCATTTCCATGTTTGGAATATATTTCATCTCAACCTTAGAGGGTCAAATCCATTGGCTCGCAGCAATTTGTATACTGGTCAGTGCTTTTTTGTTTGCGATTCAAAGTTATTTAATTAAAAAATTCATCCCTGAAATTTTCGGTTTAGAATATGCCTACTTACGTTTATTGTTGTTATGTGTGTTTTTCTTTTTTTATTCACTTAGTATCGGGTCTTTTTTAGTACCTAAATTTTCAGTCGTATTTATCCTTGGGGTCTGTTCATTACTTGGTTATTTTTTAGGAAGAGCTTTTTACTTTGAAGCACATAATTATTTACCTATCAGTAAACTAAATGCCACTCTTCTCATTGAACCAATTTTTTTGATGTTTGTTGGTATATTTTTTATGAATGAACCGATCGACATACAAAAACTAGGTGGTGGTACTCTCATTTTACTTGGTTTGTATTTAATTGTATTCCATAAAAGGAAGTCTAAACAGAATGAAACAACCGAATCAAATATTGAATGA